A genomic region of Acidobacteriota bacterium contains the following coding sequences:
- a CDS encoding sigma-70 family RNA polymerase sigma factor, whose product MAGKPLVDLAAPPRPADGAHPSPASVLAAEIKALVERGDRDAARERFGALVSLLQRRAVRIAFQYLRDAADADEAVQDAFIKVFLHIEQYRNGLPFDVWFTRILVNASLDRLKARARQQRWISHSTDEDNGRPVEQVAGTEASNERRMLASERWAQVTEAVATLPDRQRLVFTLCHLDERTPAQISAATGMSQATVRVHLFRALRKLRAVLGGQA is encoded by the coding sequence ATGGCAGGAAAGCCTCTCGTCGACCTCGCCGCCCCGCCCCGTCCCGCCGACGGCGCCCATCCCTCGCCCGCCTCCGTCCTGGCAGCCGAGATCAAGGCGCTCGTCGAACGCGGTGATCGCGATGCGGCACGAGAGCGATTCGGGGCGCTCGTCTCGCTGCTGCAACGCCGCGCGGTGCGGATCGCGTTCCAGTACCTTCGCGACGCCGCGGATGCGGACGAGGCCGTCCAGGACGCCTTCATCAAGGTGTTCCTGCACATCGAGCAGTATCGGAACGGCCTGCCGTTCGATGTCTGGTTTACGCGGATTCTGGTCAACGCGTCGCTCGACCGCCTCAAGGCACGGGCCCGGCAGCAACGCTGGATCAGCCACTCGACCGACGAAGACAACGGCCGGCCGGTCGAACAGGTGGCCGGCACCGAGGCGTCGAACGAACGGCGGATGTTGGCGAGCGAACGGTGGGCGCAGGTGACCGAGGCGGTGGCGACGCTGCCCGATCGGCAGCGGCTGGTCTTCACGCTGTGCCACCTGGACGAACGGACCCCGGCGCAGATCAGCGCCGCGACCGGGATGAGCCAGGCGACGGTTCGGGTGCACCTGTTCCGGGCGTTGCGCAAGTTACGAGCAGTGTTGGGAGGTCAAGCATGA
- the gatB gene encoding Asp-tRNA(Asn)/Glu-tRNA(Gln) amidotransferase subunit GatB: MSYEAVIGLEIHAQLLTATKIFCGCSTAFGAPPNAHTCPVCAGLPGALPVLNRKAVDLAVTAALALGCEVQERSVFARKNYFYPDLPKGYQISQYELPLALGGGLQLPPSVGGRFVKLTRIHMEEDAGKSLHDGFADSDRKTYLDFNRSGTPLVEIVSEPDMRSAEEAALFFETLRQILVWLGVNDGNMDEGSLRCDANVSVRRAGDPTLGTKAEVKNVNSFRYLEKAIAYEIGRQIDVIDHGGRVVQETRLFDAARGTTHSMRSKEEAHDYRYFPEPDLPPLIVEADRRRAIQASMPELPEARRLRFIAEYAIPEYDAALLTQTRGVADYFEETARQSGNAKAASNWVMGEVLRNMKERAIAIAAVPITPAALAGLIGIVEKGTISSTVAKDVFAKMYDTGRAAADIVAADGLAQISDSSSIAPIVQRVLAAHPDVVAEIKTGKDRKFQFLVGQVMKETKGKGDPKLVTDLMRAAIGS; this comes from the coding sequence ATGTCGTACGAGGCCGTCATCGGCCTGGAAATCCACGCCCAGCTGCTCACCGCCACCAAGATTTTCTGCGGTTGCTCCACGGCGTTTGGCGCGCCACCAAACGCGCACACGTGTCCGGTGTGCGCGGGGCTGCCCGGGGCCCTGCCGGTGCTGAACCGCAAGGCCGTGGACCTCGCCGTCACCGCCGCCCTCGCGCTCGGCTGTGAGGTGCAGGAGCGGTCGGTCTTCGCCCGCAAGAACTACTTCTATCCGGACTTGCCGAAGGGGTACCAGATCTCCCAGTACGAGTTGCCGCTGGCGCTCGGCGGCGGCCTGCAACTGCCGCCCTCGGTCGGCGGCCGGTTTGTGAAGCTGACCCGCATCCACATGGAAGAGGATGCCGGCAAGTCGCTGCACGATGGCTTTGCCGACTCGGATCGCAAGACCTACCTGGATTTCAATCGCAGCGGCACGCCGCTGGTCGAGATTGTCAGCGAGCCCGACATGCGGTCGGCCGAAGAGGCGGCGCTGTTCTTCGAGACCTTGCGCCAGATCCTGGTGTGGCTCGGCGTCAACGACGGCAACATGGACGAGGGCAGCCTGCGTTGCGACGCCAACGTGTCGGTGCGGCGCGCGGGCGACCCGACGCTCGGGACCAAGGCGGAAGTGAAGAACGTCAACTCGTTCCGCTACCTCGAGAAGGCGATCGCCTACGAGATTGGCCGCCAGATCGACGTGATCGATCACGGCGGCCGCGTGGTGCAGGAGACGCGGCTGTTCGACGCCGCCCGCGGCACCACCCACTCGATGCGCAGCAAGGAAGAGGCGCACGACTATCGCTACTTCCCCGAGCCGGACCTGCCGCCGCTGATTGTCGAAGCCGACCGCCGCCGGGCCATCCAGGCGTCCATGCCGGAACTGCCCGAGGCGCGGCGGTTGCGCTTCATTGCCGAGTACGCCATCCCCGAGTACGACGCCGCGCTGCTGACGCAGACGCGTGGCGTGGCCGACTACTTCGAGGAGACCGCGCGCCAGTCGGGCAATGCCAAGGCCGCGAGCAACTGGGTGATGGGCGAGGTGCTGCGGAACATGAAGGAGCGCGCCATCGCCATCGCGGCGGTGCCGATCACGCCGGCCGCGCTGGCCGGCCTCATTGGCATTGTCGAGAAGGGCACCATCAGCTCCACCGTCGCGAAAGACGTGTTTGCCAAGATGTACGACACCGGCCGCGCGGCCGCCGACATCGTGGCGGCCGACGGCCTGGCGCAGATCTCCGACAGCTCGAGCATCGCGCCGATCGTGCAGCGCGTGCTGGCCGCGCATCCCGACGTCGTGGCCGAGATCAAGACCGGCAAGGACCGCAAGTTCCAGTTTCTGGTGGGCCAGGTGATGAAAGAGACGAAGGGGAAGGGCGACCCCAAGCTCGTCACCGACCTGATGCGCGCCGCCATCGGCTCGTAA
- a CDS encoding TolC family protein, with the protein MKSFTCVLLAAAVCLAVPHATAQTLSEAARQDAVVQQAVRTYQQGLNDLSPAASGITQPGSPSGALRDLRLEDAVAIALEKNLDIQVARLEPESVDFLIAGFRNTYRPVANSTVGLRDQYQLPTSSLNGGTKVNNGTRTYNFGLAQNVNKWGGNYTVNWSNSRVETSNTFSTFNPSFTTNLVAAYTQPLLRGFRIDNMRQQLLINLINRDVSEESARATTFQTLANVRNAYWDLVFAQSAVDVAQRATELADKLVVDNQARVEVGTLAPLDIVQAQAESATRRQNLAAAEATAQTAELALKRFLVSGTDDPLWRQTIRPVDLPSLGPAPADIDGAIRRALAERTDVVTARKNLDSNDVSLRFFQNQSLPAVDLNASYGAQGVGGTAIVRTGPLGNQTVSAIIPGGYSDALSLLRARDYPTWNLNVTMSYPIGGNQADAQHARARVQRTQALTRLRAMEVQIAAEVANAALTVQSNLKRVEAATAARELASKRLEAEQSRFEVGMTTNFFVVQAQRDLRDAQNTELRALADYRKSLVNFERAQQSPAGGGGGLNAATGGQ; encoded by the coding sequence ATGAAATCCTTTACGTGTGTCCTCCTGGCGGCAGCAGTCTGTCTCGCCGTCCCCCACGCCACGGCGCAGACATTGTCGGAGGCCGCCCGCCAGGACGCGGTCGTGCAGCAGGCCGTACGCACCTATCAGCAGGGCCTGAACGACCTCAGTCCCGCAGCCTCCGGCATCACCCAGCCCGGCTCGCCGTCTGGCGCGCTGCGCGATCTGCGGCTCGAAGACGCCGTGGCCATTGCGCTCGAGAAGAACCTCGACATCCAGGTCGCGCGGCTCGAACCCGAGTCGGTGGATTTTTTGATCGCGGGGTTCCGCAACACGTATCGTCCCGTGGCCAACTCCACGGTCGGCCTGCGCGATCAATATCAGCTGCCCACCAGCAGCTTGAATGGCGGTACCAAGGTCAACAACGGCACCAGGACCTACAACTTTGGCCTGGCGCAGAACGTGAACAAGTGGGGCGGTAATTACACGGTCAACTGGAGCAACTCGCGCGTCGAAACGTCGAACACGTTCTCGACCTTCAATCCCAGCTTCACGACCAACCTGGTCGCCGCCTACACGCAGCCGTTGCTGCGCGGTTTTCGGATCGACAACATGCGCCAGCAGTTGCTGATCAACCTGATCAATCGCGACGTGTCGGAAGAGAGCGCGCGTGCCACCACGTTCCAGACGCTGGCCAACGTGCGCAACGCCTACTGGGACCTGGTGTTCGCGCAAAGTGCGGTGGACGTGGCCCAGCGGGCGACCGAACTCGCCGACAAGCTGGTGGTCGACAACCAGGCGCGCGTCGAAGTCGGCACGCTCGCGCCGCTCGACATCGTCCAGGCGCAGGCCGAATCGGCCACCCGCCGCCAGAACCTGGCGGCGGCCGAAGCGACCGCGCAGACCGCCGAACTGGCGCTCAAGCGCTTCCTGGTGAGCGGCACCGATGACCCGCTGTGGCGGCAGACCATCCGTCCGGTCGACCTGCCGTCGCTTGGTCCGGCGCCCGCCGACATTGACGGCGCCATTCGCCGGGCGCTGGCCGAGCGCACCGACGTCGTGACGGCCCGCAAGAACCTCGACTCGAACGACGTCAGCCTCCGCTTTTTCCAGAACCAGTCCCTGCCGGCCGTTGACCTCAACGCGAGCTACGGCGCCCAGGGCGTCGGCGGCACGGCCATCGTCCGGACCGGCCCGCTGGGAAACCAGACGGTGTCCGCGATCATCCCCGGCGGATACAGTGATGCGCTCTCGCTGCTGAGAGCGCGCGACTACCCCACCTGGAACCTGAACGTCACCATGAGCTATCCGATCGGCGGGAACCAGGCCGACGCGCAGCATGCGCGCGCCCGGGTGCAGCGCACCCAGGCCCTGACGCGGTTGCGCGCCATGGAGGTGCAGATTGCCGCCGAAGTCGCCAACGCCGCGCTGACGGTGCAGAGCAATCTGAAGCGCGTCGAAGCGGCCACCGCGGCACGCGAGCTGGCGTCGAAGCGCCTCGAGGCCGAGCAAAGCCGGTTCGAGGTCGGCATGACGACCAACTTCTTCGTGGTCCAGGCCCAGCGCGACCTGCGCGATGCGCAGAACACGGAACTCCGGGCGCTGGCCGACTACCGCAAGTCGCTCGTGAACTTCGAACGGGCGCAGCAGTCGCCGGCCGGCGGCGGCGGCGGCTTGAACGCGGCCACCGGCGGGCAGTAG
- a CDS encoding DUF3108 domain-containing protein — MWIRAAGLYLVAAVALTWPLATQLTTHLGALEGAGDPYLNLWILGTGMKAWLADPGSVLSGRVFDANIFHPAAGALTFSDHLLPQSLVMAPLYALTGNLALCYNVLLLGSIAGSGLAMHALVKGVTASTPAAFVAGLAWACWPYRSAHLLHLQLQSLYFLPLALLALYQLAAARKKSGAVRLGLWAALQAMSSVYYGVMTAIALGVGAAAVAWTSGQWRGRRFWSRTILAVLVGAVLVAPVVWPYWQSSQREGFGRNLFEAAAHAAAWPSYTQVPPDNLLYGRTGLLLPREPAPGERDRRHVEHQMFPGLVLIGLAAFGVWRGWRSDARPVVVSAVAIGLTGLLLSLGPEGVRPLYAWLADHVFGFQAIRAPARFAVVLMLGLCVLAGVGVAQARVKAGTVALLTALMCLEYANAPMAFVLAPPSSTPTGRWLADQTGSGAVVYLPLTLDRENSPFMVQALEHGRPIVNGYSGQRPAFYTSLVDALADPASADARAMLKELAVRFVVSPGGLPGAGEPASPFVERARFDDRVIYELVWTPDSEAALDEVAIAEPPPPGVPPFAVGEQARYEVEWLNGPLDLTAGQITLSVVAPEARDAGAGGEVPAWVFEVAMATAPWVSRFFEARDRFRTAADAQLRPLLHQRELREGSRSVDRTYAYDHAGRRVSTGDSPTTARQDGALTLPLPPGARDALTALWYVRTLPLAPGYSLAMPLNEAGRNLALTVGVPARETITIDGETVSALRVEPRFSARVQRRQAIASTLWLSDDARRVPLMVEVEAGFGRVRLKLVDYRP, encoded by the coding sequence ATGTGGATACGAGCGGCGGGACTCTATCTCGTCGCCGCGGTCGCGCTGACCTGGCCGCTCGCGACCCAACTCACCACCCACCTCGGCGCGCTTGAAGGCGCCGGCGACCCGTACCTGAATCTCTGGATCCTCGGCACGGGAATGAAGGCCTGGCTCGCCGATCCCGGGTCGGTGCTGTCGGGCCGCGTCTTTGACGCCAATATTTTTCATCCCGCGGCCGGCGCGCTCACGTTTTCCGATCACCTGCTGCCGCAGTCGCTGGTCATGGCGCCGCTCTACGCGCTGACGGGCAACCTCGCGCTCTGCTACAACGTGCTGCTGCTCGGGTCGATTGCCGGCAGCGGGCTGGCCATGCATGCGTTGGTGAAGGGCGTCACCGCATCGACGCCGGCCGCGTTCGTCGCCGGGCTGGCGTGGGCGTGCTGGCCGTACCGATCCGCACACCTCCTGCACTTGCAGCTGCAGTCGTTGTATTTCCTGCCGCTCGCGCTATTGGCCTTGTACCAGCTTGCGGCGGCGCGGAAGAAGAGCGGCGCTGTGCGGTTGGGACTGTGGGCGGCGTTGCAGGCCATGTCCTCGGTCTACTACGGCGTGATGACCGCGATTGCCCTCGGCGTTGGGGCGGCGGCGGTGGCGTGGACCAGCGGCCAATGGCGCGGCCGACGGTTCTGGTCGCGCACCATCCTGGCCGTGCTCGTCGGCGCGGTACTCGTGGCGCCGGTGGTCTGGCCGTACTGGCAATCGAGCCAGCGCGAGGGGTTTGGCCGCAACCTGTTCGAAGCCGCGGCCCACGCGGCGGCGTGGCCCAGCTACACGCAGGTCCCCCCGGACAACCTGTTGTATGGACGGACCGGACTGCTGCTGCCCCGCGAGCCGGCGCCAGGCGAGCGCGACCGGCGGCACGTCGAGCACCAGATGTTTCCTGGCCTGGTCCTGATCGGGCTGGCCGCCTTCGGAGTGTGGCGCGGCTGGCGTAGCGATGCGCGCCCCGTGGTCGTGTCGGCGGTCGCCATCGGCCTCACCGGCTTGCTGTTGTCGCTTGGCCCCGAAGGCGTGCGCCCGCTGTACGCGTGGCTCGCCGACCACGTGTTCGGCTTCCAGGCCATTCGCGCCCCGGCCCGGTTTGCCGTGGTCTTGATGCTGGGGCTGTGCGTCCTGGCCGGTGTCGGCGTCGCGCAGGCGCGCGTCAAGGCCGGCACGGTCGCGTTGCTCACCGCCCTTATGTGCCTGGAATACGCGAATGCGCCGATGGCGTTCGTACTCGCGCCGCCCAGTTCGACTCCGACCGGTCGCTGGCTTGCCGACCAGACCGGATCCGGCGCAGTGGTCTACCTGCCACTCACGCTCGATCGCGAGAACTCACCGTTCATGGTGCAAGCGCTCGAGCATGGCCGGCCGATCGTCAACGGCTACAGCGGCCAGCGGCCGGCGTTCTACACGTCACTGGTCGATGCGCTGGCGGATCCGGCGTCGGCCGACGCGCGCGCGATGCTGAAGGAGTTGGCGGTGCGCTTCGTCGTCAGCCCGGGCGGCCTGCCGGGCGCCGGCGAGCCCGCGTCACCGTTCGTCGAACGGGCGCGGTTCGACGACCGCGTCATCTACGAACTGGTGTGGACACCCGACAGCGAGGCGGCGCTGGACGAGGTCGCGATCGCTGAACCCCCGCCCCCCGGAGTGCCGCCCTTCGCGGTCGGCGAACAGGCGCGTTACGAGGTCGAGTGGCTCAACGGTCCGCTGGACCTCACGGCTGGACAGATCACCCTGAGCGTCGTCGCGCCAGAGGCGCGTGACGCCGGCGCCGGCGGTGAGGTGCCGGCTTGGGTCTTCGAAGTCGCGATGGCGACGGCGCCCTGGGTGTCGCGGTTCTTCGAGGCGCGCGACCGCTTCCGCACCGCCGCCGACGCGCAACTGCGGCCGCTGCTGCACCAACGGGAACTGCGCGAAGGCAGCCGGTCCGTGGACCGCACGTACGCCTACGATCATGCCGGCCGGCGTGTCAGCACCGGCGATAGCCCAACCACCGCGCGGCAGGACGGCGCGCTGACCCTGCCGCTGCCGCCGGGCGCGCGCGACGCGCTCACGGCGCTGTGGTACGTCCGCACCCTGCCGCTGGCCCCCGGGTACTCGCTGGCGATGCCCCTGAACGAGGCTGGCCGCAACCTGGCGCTGACGGTCGGCGTGCCGGCACGCGAGACCATCACCATCGACGGCGAGACCGTGTCGGCGCTGCGGGTCGAGCCGCGGTTCAGCGCCCGGGTCCAGCGCCGCCAGGCGATTGCCTCGACGCTCTGGCTGAGCGACGATGCGCGCCGGGTGCCGCTGATGGTGGAAGTGGAAGCCGGATTCGGCCGGGTGCGACTGAAGCTAGTAGACTACCGACCGTGA
- the ftsE gene encoding cell division ATP-binding protein FtsE, which produces MIETQGLGKMYGRGLYALRDLNLTIDKGEFVFLTGPSGAGKSTLLRLLLLQERPTEGEVIVAGRNLARLTRHEVQAYRRTVGFVFQDFKLIQTKTIFENVSFALRVLGIPVDQQRRRTYQVLKWVGLQHRLNALPAELSGGEQQRVAVARALVNEPHLVLADEPTGNLDPDLSLEIMNLFRDINASGTTVVVATHDRELIKWVGRRVVQLEHGQLAGATEAPR; this is translated from the coding sequence GTGATCGAAACGCAGGGACTCGGCAAAATGTACGGCCGCGGGCTGTATGCCTTGCGCGACCTGAACCTGACCATCGACAAGGGTGAGTTCGTGTTCCTGACCGGGCCGAGCGGCGCCGGCAAGAGCACGCTGCTGCGCCTCCTGCTGCTGCAGGAGCGGCCCACCGAAGGCGAGGTGATCGTCGCCGGCCGCAACCTGGCGCGGCTGACGCGCCACGAGGTGCAGGCCTACCGGCGGACGGTCGGGTTCGTGTTCCAGGACTTCAAGCTCATCCAGACCAAGACCATCTTCGAGAACGTGTCGTTTGCGCTGCGCGTGCTCGGCATCCCGGTCGATCAGCAGCGCCGCCGCACGTACCAGGTGCTGAAGTGGGTCGGCCTGCAGCATCGGCTGAACGCGCTGCCGGCCGAACTGTCGGGCGGCGAGCAGCAGCGGGTGGCGGTGGCCCGCGCCCTCGTCAACGAGCCGCACCTGGTGCTGGCCGACGAACCGACCGGCAACCTCGACCCCGACTTGTCGCTCGAGATCATGAACCTGTTCCGCGACATCAACGCCAGCGGCACCACCGTCGTCGTCGCCACGCACGACCGCGAGCTGATCAAGTGGGTGGGGCGGCGGGTGGTGCAACTCGAACACGGCCAGCTGGCCGGGGCCACGGAGGCGCCGCGATGA
- a CDS encoding efflux RND transporter periplasmic adaptor subunit produces the protein MRKFVVIGLVVAVAAGAAAYLGVFSNPDAATTGGQQGGPPGGAGRGGGGGGFPGGGMGGFGGGGPRSPMTVELGTVKRGDVAAHLTVVGNLIGLQTVDVAPRTNGRLLTVSVQMGDPVRRGQVIGKIEDREIVEQVSQAEASLLVSKATIRQREADLNVARVNFERSQNLFERQLLAKQALDDAESRFLAADAQIDLSKAQLAQAEARLQELKINLQNTTVTSPVDGFVGKRNVDPGAMVSQNTPIASVVDISKLKMVVNVVEKDIRLVTVGDSGQVDVDAYPGEKFFGRIARVAPVLDPATRTATMEIEIANGDRRLKPGMYARVSLVVEERKGTLVAPKNAVIDFENRRGVWVPNEDNRAKFVAVQVGIEDPERIEIVGGLKEGDQIVTTGATAVRNNDQLMIAGAAGPGGPGGRAPGGAGRGPAGQGRGPGGPGGGQRPAPK, from the coding sequence ATGCGTAAATTTGTAGTGATTGGTTTGGTCGTGGCCGTGGCCGCTGGCGCGGCGGCGTACCTCGGCGTCTTCTCGAATCCCGATGCCGCGACCACGGGCGGCCAACAGGGCGGCCCGCCCGGCGGGGCCGGACGCGGCGGCGGTGGCGGCGGCTTCCCCGGTGGGGGCATGGGCGGCTTCGGCGGCGGCGGGCCGCGCTCGCCCATGACGGTGGAACTCGGCACGGTCAAGCGCGGCGACGTCGCCGCGCACTTGACGGTCGTCGGCAACCTGATTGGCTTGCAAACGGTAGACGTGGCGCCGCGCACCAACGGACGGCTGCTGACGGTCTCGGTGCAGATGGGCGACCCGGTCCGGCGCGGCCAGGTCATCGGCAAGATCGAAGACCGCGAAATCGTCGAGCAGGTCAGCCAGGCCGAGGCGTCCCTCCTGGTGTCGAAGGCGACCATTCGCCAGCGCGAAGCCGACCTCAACGTGGCGAGGGTCAACTTCGAGCGCTCGCAGAACCTGTTCGAACGCCAGTTGCTGGCCAAGCAGGCCCTGGACGACGCCGAGTCCCGCTTCCTCGCCGCCGACGCGCAGATTGATTTGTCGAAGGCGCAACTCGCCCAGGCCGAGGCGCGCCTGCAAGAGCTGAAGATCAACCTGCAGAACACGACGGTCACCTCGCCCGTGGATGGCTTTGTCGGCAAGCGCAATGTTGACCCGGGCGCGATGGTCTCGCAGAACACCCCGATTGCCTCGGTGGTCGACATCTCGAAGTTGAAGATGGTGGTGAACGTCGTCGAGAAGGACATTCGCCTGGTCACGGTCGGCGACAGCGGCCAGGTTGACGTGGATGCCTATCCGGGCGAGAAATTTTTCGGCCGCATCGCCCGGGTCGCACCGGTGCTGGACCCGGCGACGCGCACCGCGACCATGGAAATCGAGATCGCGAATGGCGACCGGCGCCTGAAGCCGGGCATGTATGCCCGAGTCAGCCTGGTTGTGGAGGAGCGCAAGGGCACGCTCGTCGCCCCGAAGAACGCCGTCATCGACTTCGAGAACCGGCGCGGCGTCTGGGTGCCCAACGAGGACAACCGGGCCAAGTTCGTCGCGGTGCAGGTCGGCATCGAAGACCCCGAACGGATTGAAATTGTTGGGGGCCTGAAGGAAGGCGATCAGATCGTCACGACCGGTGCCACCGCCGTCCGCAACAACGACCAGTTGATGATCGCCGGTGCAGCCGGCCCCGGTGGTCCGGGCGGACGGGCACCGGGCGGAGCCGGACGCGGTCCGGCCGGCCAGGGTCGCGGCCCCGGTGGTCCGGGTGGCGGCCAGCGGCCGGCCCCGAAATAG
- a CDS encoding phosphoenolpyruvate carboxykinase: MSTAQVGRGLEAHGVQSSKPVHFNLGAAALYEHAIRRQEGSIAADGPLVCRTGAHTGRSPNDKFVVKEPSSEAHVWWGKVNRPIEPAQFDLLRRDIVAHLKNQELFVQDLYAGADAEYRLPVRFIQEYAWHSLFVRNLFIVPPAGDLAGFDPQFTVLTAPTFKADPARHGTRSEVAIAVNFASREVLICGTSYAGENKKSIFTVLNYLLPLRHVLAMHCSANIGPDGDTALFFGLSGTGKTTLSSDPERQLIGDDEHGWSDRGVFNFEGGCYAKMIRLSAEAEPQIFETTRRFGTVLENVVMDPGTRVLDFDDASLTENTRGAYPIEFIDNHAPLGSGGHPTNIIMLTADAYGVLPPIARLSAEGAMYHYLSGYTAKVAGTEKGVTEPSATFSTCFGAPFLPLNPNVYAKQLGERIAKHQSRVWLVNTGWTGGPHGVGSRMKIAYTRAMIRAALSGQLDNVAYTRHPVFNIEVPAAVPGVPVEVLDPRGTWADKAAYDAQAAKLARMFVENFKTNFADADAAVAAAGPTI; this comes from the coding sequence ATGAGTACTGCACAGGTCGGGCGTGGCTTGGAAGCCCACGGCGTTCAATCCTCCAAGCCGGTTCATTTCAACCTCGGGGCGGCCGCGTTGTACGAGCACGCGATCCGTCGCCAAGAGGGCAGCATCGCCGCGGACGGTCCTCTGGTTTGCCGGACCGGCGCGCACACGGGCCGCTCGCCCAACGACAAATTCGTCGTCAAGGAACCGTCGAGCGAAGCTCATGTCTGGTGGGGCAAGGTCAATCGTCCGATTGAACCGGCCCAGTTTGACCTCCTGCGCCGCGACATCGTGGCGCACTTGAAGAACCAGGAACTGTTCGTTCAGGACCTCTACGCCGGAGCCGACGCGGAGTACCGCCTGCCGGTCCGGTTCATCCAGGAGTACGCCTGGCACAGCCTGTTTGTGCGTAACCTGTTCATCGTGCCCCCCGCCGGCGACCTGGCGGGCTTCGATCCGCAGTTCACCGTGCTGACCGCGCCGACCTTCAAGGCCGACCCGGCCCGCCACGGCACGCGCTCGGAAGTGGCCATCGCCGTCAACTTCGCCTCGCGCGAGGTGCTGATCTGCGGCACGAGCTACGCCGGCGAGAACAAGAAGTCGATCTTCACGGTGCTGAACTACCTGCTGCCGCTCCGGCACGTGCTCGCCATGCACTGCTCGGCCAACATCGGCCCGGACGGCGACACGGCGCTCTTCTTCGGCCTGTCCGGCACCGGCAAGACGACCCTGTCGAGCGACCCTGAACGGCAGTTGATCGGCGATGACGAGCACGGCTGGAGCGATCGCGGCGTGTTCAATTTCGAGGGTGGCTGCTACGCCAAGATGATTCGCCTCTCGGCCGAGGCTGAGCCCCAGATCTTCGAGACCACCCGCCGCTTCGGCACGGTGCTCGAGAACGTGGTCATGGACCCCGGCACGCGCGTGCTCGATTTCGACGATGCCTCGCTGACCGAGAATACGCGCGGCGCGTACCCGATCGAGTTCATCGACAACCACGCGCCCCTGGGCAGTGGCGGACACCCCACGAACATCATCATGCTGACTGCCGACGCCTACGGCGTGCTGCCGCCGATTGCACGACTGTCGGCCGAAGGCGCGATGTATCACTACCTGTCGGGCTACACCGCGAAGGTCGCCGGCACCGAGAAGGGCGTGACTGAGCCGAGCGCCACGTTCAGCACCTGCTTTGGCGCGCCGTTCCTGCCGCTCAACCCGAATGTGTATGCCAAGCAACTGGGCGAGCGGATCGCGAAGCACCAGTCGCGCGTCTGGCTGGTCAACACCGGCTGGACCGGCGGCCCGCACGGCGTTGGCAGCCGCATGAAGATTGCCTACACCCGCGCGATGATTCGCGCGGCGCTCTCGGGGCAGCTCGATAACGTCGCCTACACGCGTCATCCGGTCTTCAACATCGAGGTGCCGGCCGCGGTGCCCGGGGTGCCGGTGGAAGTGCTCGATCCGCGCGGGACGTGGGCCGACAAGGCGGCCTATGACGCGCAGGCGGCCAAGCTGGCCCGGATGTTCGTCGAGAACTTCAAGACCAACTTCGCCGATGCCGACGCCGCGGTCGCCGCCGCCGGCCCGACGATCTAA
- a CDS encoding periplasmic heavy metal sensor gives MHILRKSFIYLALSLVVASVQPAAAQGFKWWQMDRFQKGLSLTQEQIDRVEAIFQTAEPSLRAQKAALDKAEHKLSKIITDSTSDEAAVLQAAERVEAARAELSRTRTLQLFRMRRVLTDEQNTKMKEMHDHDRRERERARKPKGELFHDRSN, from the coding sequence ATGCATATCTTACGTAAGTCGTTCATTTATTTAGCTTTGTCTCTGGTTGTCGCCAGTGTGCAACCAGCCGCTGCCCAGGGCTTCAAGTGGTGGCAGATGGACCGCTTCCAGAAGGGTCTATCGCTGACCCAGGAGCAGATTGACCGGGTCGAGGCGATCTTCCAGACTGCCGAGCCGTCGCTGCGCGCCCAGAAGGCGGCGCTCGATAAGGCCGAGCACAAGCTGTCGAAGATCATCACCGACTCGACGTCGGATGAAGCCGCCGTGCTGCAGGCCGCCGAACGGGTGGAAGCCGCGCGCGCCGAACTGAGCCGCACCCGGACCCTGCAACTCTTCCGGATGCGCCGCGTCCTAACAGACGAGCAGAACACCAAGATGAAGGAAATGCACGATCACGATCGCCGCGAGCGCGAGCGTGCGCGCAAGCCGAAGGGCGAGCTGTTTCACGACCGCTCTAACTGA